A stretch of Shumkonia mesophila DNA encodes these proteins:
- a CDS encoding lysylphosphatidylglycerol synthase domain-containing protein: MKVASYIGLLLGLAVMTALVAWAGVQEIGGLLLASGWSLLWITVIWLPSLPMNTRCWQLLFVPEHMPKFGQALYAQWIGRAINTLLPVASIGGDVVKARALILWGADPHHASAAAVVDKTIDVITIVLWGLIGIALLAAMALDDGLATGSLIGLLALGVGVFGFIAVQRAGMFGYLARLTYRLTGSRAAGRLVGMAEEVDRVIRELYAQRRRLAAAIVWRMAALIWQSGEVWLAAYLLGHPIGIIEAVMLKSLSNTVSDAAFVVPNSYGIQEGAFVLLGGLIGLAPDVSLAVSLAIRIRELLVDVPGLIAWQVVEGRALLARRRA; the protein is encoded by the coding sequence ATGAAAGTGGCGTCCTACATCGGCCTGCTCCTCGGCCTGGCGGTCATGACCGCCCTGGTCGCCTGGGCGGGGGTCCAGGAGATCGGCGGCCTGCTGCTGGCCTCCGGCTGGTCGCTGCTGTGGATCACGGTGATCTGGCTGCCCTCGCTGCCGATGAACACACGCTGCTGGCAACTGTTGTTCGTGCCGGAACACATGCCGAAATTCGGGCAGGCCCTCTATGCCCAGTGGATCGGACGGGCCATCAACACCCTGCTGCCGGTGGCTTCCATCGGCGGCGACGTGGTCAAGGCCCGCGCCCTTATCCTGTGGGGCGCCGATCCGCACCACGCCAGCGCCGCCGCCGTGGTCGACAAGACCATCGACGTCATCACCATCGTTCTGTGGGGGCTGATCGGCATCGCGCTCCTGGCGGCGATGGCGTTGGACGACGGGCTGGCCACCGGCTCGCTGATCGGGCTCTTGGCTTTGGGGGTCGGCGTCTTCGGCTTCATCGCGGTGCAGCGGGCCGGCATGTTCGGCTATCTCGCCCGGCTGACCTATCGCCTGACCGGGTCGCGCGCCGCCGGCCGGCTGGTCGGCATGGCCGAGGAGGTCGACCGCGTCATCCGCGAACTTTATGCCCAGCGCCGCCGGCTGGCCGCCGCCATCGTCTGGCGCATGGCGGCGCTGATCTGGCAGTCGGGCGAGGTGTGGCTGGCCGCTTACCTGCTCGGCCATCCGATCGGAATCATCGAGGCGGTGATGCTGAAAAGCCTCAGCAACACGGTCAGCGACGCCGCCTTCGTGGTGCCCAACAGCTATGGCATCCAGGAAGGTGCCTTCGTCCTGCTGGGCGGCCTGATCGGCCTTGCCCCCGACGTGTCGCTGGCCGTCTCGCTGGCCATCCGCATCCGCGAACTGCTTGTCGACGTGCCGGGCCTGATCGCCTGGCAGGTGGTCGAGGGCCGGGCCCTGCTGGCCCGCCGGCGGGCCTGA
- a CDS encoding CDP-alcohol phosphatidyltransferase family protein — protein MSSLSSSDAPYTLRAPKQLFPLTRHLSYRLTPLILRLPLTPNHVTGLSAAAGLAGAACFLAGTWGWGVIGGLLLILCYTLDNCDGEVARIKNMSSEWGARLDDIADWLVDTSFFACLGIGTWSATGEALWLWCGIAAAAGATVDFGVDLVHYARERKKPKAPSREEVAKGERRPENAVDWLIYIFHKLSRADFCVIVCGLALFGVAWVLLPLGAIGAQAFWITDLFNRARGWHT, from the coding sequence GTGTCCTCCCTTTCGTCTTCCGACGCCCCCTACACCCTGCGCGCGCCCAAGCAGCTGTTCCCGCTGACGCGCCACCTTTCCTATCGCCTGACCCCGCTCATCCTGCGCCTGCCGCTCACCCCCAACCACGTGACCGGACTGTCGGCGGCGGCCGGGCTGGCGGGCGCCGCCTGCTTCCTGGCCGGAACCTGGGGGTGGGGCGTGATCGGCGGCCTTCTGCTGATCCTCTGCTATACGCTGGACAACTGCGACGGCGAGGTGGCGCGCATCAAGAACATGTCCTCGGAATGGGGGGCCCGCCTCGACGATATCGCCGACTGGCTGGTCGACACGTCCTTTTTCGCCTGTCTCGGCATCGGTACCTGGAGCGCCACCGGCGAAGCGCTGTGGCTGTGGTGCGGCATCGCCGCGGCGGCCGGCGCCACCGTCGACTTCGGGGTCGACCTCGTCCATTACGCCCGCGAGCGCAAGAAACCCAAGGCCCCCAGCCGCGAGGAGGTGGCCAAGGGCGAGCGTAGGCCCGAGAATGCCGTCGACTGGCTGATCTACATCTTCCACAAGCTGAGCCGCGCCGACTTCTGCGTCATCGTCTGCGGTCTGGCCCTCTTCGGCGTCGCCTGGGTGCTGCTGCCGCTGGGCGCCATCGGCGCCCAGGCCTTCTGGATCACCGACCTGTTCAACCGCGCCCGCGGCTGGCACACCTGA